The following proteins come from a genomic window of Diprion similis isolate iyDipSimi1 chromosome 8, iyDipSimi1.1, whole genome shotgun sequence:
- the LOC124409914 gene encoding uncharacterized protein LOC124409914, whose amino-acid sequence MVDEVLPASLERLEIDRDSVNSSRVKPTDKTKPTNPFRITSKGIRSDTSYLFSRRSMPSCRPTTSLSSISAINPRGVKSTTNFKPGKHEKVLDKPNKKTNSIIKEAVLKLNNPSSNRVSSIYLSENFVSALREEVHNGSICSSKNCKTFGRGSVTKDFKALNISSRELRLFKDDARIDDNFRASIFRRTRSNTMPSLKREPGPGGGSPSPTGQNDTQNSPGSNQNSSSSTCSIQARISPPPCDVTIDELASYFDEFVHIPKKMSHMAEMMYI is encoded by the exons ATGGTCGACGAAGTGTTACCAGCTAGCTTGGAGAGGCTGGAAATTGATCGAGATTCCGTTAATTCTTCTCG TGTAAAACCAACGGATAAAACGAAGCCAACGAATCCATTTCGAATAACGAGTAAAGGTATTAGGTCTGATACCAGTTATTTATTCTCTCGAAGATCAATGCCTAGCTGCAGACCAACGACATCGTTATCGTCAATATCTGCAATAAATCCAAGGGGTGTTAAAAGtacaacaaatttcaaaccgGGTAAACATGAGAAAGTGTTAGACAAGCCtaacaagaaaacaaattcTATAATTAAGGAAGCGgtcttaaaattaaataacccAAGTTCAAATAGAGTGAGTTCGATTTACttgagcgaaaatttcgtcagtGCATTGCGGGAAGAGGTCCACAATGGAAGTATTTGTAgtagtaaaaattgtaaaacattTGGTCGAGGCTCTGTTACTAAGGACTTTAAGGCTCTGAACATCAGCTCAAGAGAACTTAGACTTTTTAAAGACGATGCCAGAATTGACGACAACTTTCGCGCAAGCATCTTTCGACGTACGAGAAGCAACACCATGCCCAGCCTGAAGAGAGAACCCGGTCCTGGTGGGGGCAGCCCTTCACCTACTGGACAAAACGACACACAAAATTCCCCAGGATCAAATCAGAACTCGAGTTCTAGCACTTGTTCAATACAAGCCAGAATATCACCACCGCCTTGCGATGTAACAATTGATGAGTTAGCCAGCTACTTTGACGAATTTGTTCATATTCCAAAGAAGATGTCACACATGGCCGAGATGATGTACATTTAA